CCCGAATGGGTATATTTGCGACGATAAGAAGGGGGAACAGAGTGCGCCCGGCAAGATTCGAACTTGCGACCCCCAGATTCGTAGTCTGGTGCTCTATCCAGCTGAGCTACGGGCGCGTGCGGTTGGTTGGTAGACAACCGCCGAACCTACCCCGTGGGGTCGAACGCGACGGCCAGCGTGGCAACCTAGCGCAGCTTGCCGCCGCAGGCAACGCCGAGCCACGGGCCTTCAGTCGGCCAGGCCGAGGGCGCGGGCCATGACGTGGAAGACCACGTTCTGCTCCACCGTGCCCTGCAGCCGCCACGCACCCGGGCCTCTTGCCCAGGCGGCGATGTCGGCCCCGCCGTGCATCTCCATAACGTAGCGCTCGCCGTCGTAGGGCAGGTCCATCATGGGCACCAACGCCTGCTGCCGGTAGTCACCCGAGGCCCAATCCTGCTGGAGCAGGTCGGGCCGCGTGCCCGGCGCCCGGCAATCCTCGCCCGCATCCCCGGAGCCAGCGTCGCCTGGGTCGGAGTCGCCTGGGTCGGCGCGACACACTCCCTCGCCTCCCTCAACGATCGCTCCCTTGCCGCCGGCGTAGGTCAAGGCGGTATAGGCGCGACCGTCGGCGGCCATGTCGGCCTGCTCGCGGGAAGAGCCATCGAGATCATTGATGACCACCGGGCCCAGTATCGGGTTACCGCGCGTGGCCAGGCCTGAGAACGCAAGGCCGTGGTCGTGATCGGCCGTCACTACGACCAGCGTGCGATCGTCAACGCGCTCGAGCGCGGCGCGCACCGCACGATCGAATTCGAGCGTCTCTTCGAGAGCGCGACCGGCCTGCCCCCTGTGGTGGCCGTGGTCTATGCGTCCGCCTTCGACCAGCAGCACGAAGCCCGCGTCTGACTGGGTGAGCACATCGAGGGCACGCACGGTCATGAGCGCGAGCGACGGTACGGCTGCTTCTTTGTCAGCCGGGTCGGCCGCGGCGGCGAGGTCTATCCCGGCGTGCCGTTGGTCAACAACGTAAGGCAGGTGCGAGTCGGCAAACAGCCCCAGCAGGCCCGGCCCGTTGCCGGCCGTGCGCAGACCGTCGGCGGTAAAGACCGCGCGCCTGCCGTCGCCGCCGTCCACCCACGCGGCTACAAGATCGCGGCCGTCTTCGCGCTTGCCTCGGCAGCTTCCCGCCTTGCCCTCAGCGCCACCATCGAGCGCGGCTCGACAAGCAGCTGTGCCAGCGCCCTTGCCGTCATCGCTGAGAAAATTACGCCTGCCTCCGCCCAGGGCCACATCCAGGCCGTCGCCAGCCCCAAACGCTACCAGCTGCCGAGCCACGTCCACGCAGCCGGTGTCGAGGGCCTCTTCGGGCATGCGCGAGTCGACTTCCCAGTAACGCTCCACGGAGTGCGCGTAGGCCGCGGCCGGGGTCGCGTGGGTAAGTCGCGTGGTGGTAACCACGCCGGTAGCCATGCCGGCTGCCTCGGCGAGGTCGAACAGGCTCGCTGTTTCGTGCCCGGCCTGCGAGGCGCAGTCTCCACGCACCACCCCCGAGTCCACGCCGATGACCCGCGCCATGGTTTTCACCCCGCTGAGCAAGGCAGTGGCCGTGCCCCCCGAGTCGGGCACCTGCTGGTTGGTGTTGTAAGTCTTGGTCAGCGCCACGTGGGGAAAGTCTTCCCACGCAAGCCTGTGTTCTTCACCGGCCAGGCCCAGGCGCTGGCCAGCCAGTATGCGAGCCGCCGTTACCGTGGTCATGCCCATGCCGTCGCCCACGAACAGCACCAGCGATCGCGCTTGCCGCTTGTCGGCACGCAGGCCGTCGGCCCGATCCACAGCCGCGCGGCCAGCCGCGTACCAGGGGTCCGCCGATTGCACGGGAACCCGGTCAGCCACGGCTGCCCGCTGGTCGCGCTGGATCAGCGAACACGAGGCCACCGACAGGCCCACGACAACAAACGCCACCAGCGCCACACGCGGACATCGCCGCGCCACCGTCAGTCGCGCAACACGCACCTTATTCCCCCACGGTCCATCTCGGCCACGCACTCGTTGCAGTGGTTGCAGTCTGACACCGGAGCCTCACCACGCTCAACCCGGCGCACGAAATCGGGATCGGCGATGAGCGCCCGACCCACGGCTACTAAATCGAAGCCCTCGTCCATGGCCTGCTGCATGTTGGCCGACGAAACGATGCCGCCCATGAGCATAAGCGGCATTTGCACGGCCTCTCGTACCCGCCGCGACCCTTCAAGGAAAAACATCTCCGTGAACGGCAGCGCTCGTATCACCCGCTCGCCCATCCAGCGCAGGGTGATTTTCTGCAACGGGTT
The Candidatus Binatota bacterium genome window above contains:
- a CDS encoding alkaline phosphatase, which translates into the protein MAFVVVGLSVASCSLIQRDQRAAVADRVPVQSADPWYAAGRAAVDRADGLRADKRQARSLVLFVGDGMGMTTVTAARILAGQRLGLAGEEHRLAWEDFPHVALTKTYNTNQQVPDSGGTATALLSGVKTMARVIGVDSGVVRGDCASQAGHETASLFDLAEAAGMATGVVTTTRLTHATPAAAYAHSVERYWEVDSRMPEEALDTGCVDVARQLVAFGAGDGLDVALGGGRRNFLSDDGKGAGTAACRAALDGGAEGKAGSCRGKREDGRDLVAAWVDGGDGRRAVFTADGLRTAGNGPGLLGLFADSHLPYVVDQRHAGIDLAAAADPADKEAAVPSLALMTVRALDVLTQSDAGFVLLVEGGRIDHGHHRGQAGRALEETLEFDRAVRAALERVDDRTLVVVTADHDHGLAFSGLATRGNPILGPVVINDLDGSSREQADMAADGRAYTALTYAGGKGAIVEGGEGVCRADPGDSDPGDAGSGDAGEDCRAPGTRPDLLQQDWASGDYRQQALVPMMDLPYDGERYVMEMHGGADIAAWARGPGAWRLQGTVEQNVVFHVMARALGLAD